The following coding sequences are from one Triticum aestivum cultivar Chinese Spring chromosome 5A, IWGSC CS RefSeq v2.1, whole genome shotgun sequence window:
- the LOC123105511 gene encoding cleavage and polyadenylation specificity factor subunit 2 gives MGTSVQVMPLSGAYGEGPLCYLLAVDGFRFLLDCGWTDHCDPALLQPLARVAPTIDAVLLSHPDMMHLGALPYAIKHLGLSAPVYATEPVFRLGLLTMYDYFLSRWQVADFDLFSLDDIDAAFQNVVRLKYSQNHLLNDKGEGIVIAPHVSGHLLGGTVWKITKDGEDVVYAVDFNHRKERHLNGTTLGSFIRPAVLITDAYNALNNQVYKRQQDQDFIDSMVKVLSSGGSVLLPADTAGRVLELLLIMEQYWAQRHLVYPIYFLTNVSTSTVDFVKSFLEWMSDSISKSFEHTRDNAFLLRHVSLIINKEELEKLGDAPKVVLASMSSLEVGFSHDIFVEMANEAKNLVLFTEKGQFGTLARMLQVDPPPKAVKVTMSKRVPLVGDELKAYEEEQERIKKEEVLKASISKEKELKASHESNAKASDPMVVDASSSRKSSNAGSHVGGNVDILIDGFVSPVTSIAPMFPFFENTADWDDFGEVINPDDYMMKQDEMDNNMMLGAGDGMDGKLDESSARLLLDSAPSKVISNEMTVQVKCSLAYMDFEGRSDGRSVKSVIAHVAPLKLVLVHGSAEATEHLKMHCAKNSDLHVYAPQIEETIDVTSDLCAYKVQLSEKLMSNVISKKLGEHEIAWVDSGVGKVDEKLTLLPPSSTPAAHKSVLVGDLKLADFKQFLANKGLQVEFAGGALRCGEYITVRKIGDSNQKGSTGSQQIVVEGPLCEDYYKIRELLYSQFFLL, from the exons ATGGGGACGTCCGTGCAGGTGATGCCGCTGAGCGGGGCGTACGGGGAAGGCCCCCTTTGCTATCTGCTCGCCGTCGACGGCTTCCGCTTCCTCCTCGACTGCGGCTGGACCGACCACTGCGACCCCGCCCTCCTCCAGCCCCTCGCCAG GGTTGCGCCAACAATAGATGCTGTTCTTCTGTCTCATCCTGACATGATGCATCTAGGAGCTTTGCCCTATGCTATAAAACATCTTGGATTATCTGCACCAGTATATGCAACAGAACCTGTGTTTAGACTTGGCCTTTTAACCATGTATGATTATTTTCTATCTCGATGG CAAGTTGCAGATTTTGACTTGTTTTCTTTGGATGATATTGATGCCGCATTCCAGAATGTTGTGAGACTGAAATATTCACAGAATCACCTTCTTAACG ATAAAGGTGAAGGAATAGTTATTGCGCCACATGTGTCGGGCCATCTTTTGGGGGGTACAGTATGGAAGATAACAAAAGATGGAGAGGATGTCGTCTATGCTGTTGACTTTAACCACCGAAAAGAGAG GCATTTGAATGGTACTACCCTTGGATCTTTTATACGGCCAGCTGTTTTGATTACTGATGCTTACAATGCCTTGAACAATCAGGTCTACAAAAGGCAGCAGGATCAAGATTTCATTG ATTCAATGGTGAAAGTTCTATCAAGTGGTGGTAGCGTATTACTGCCTGCTGATACAGCTGGTAGAGTGCTAGAACTTCTTTTAATAATGGAGCAG TACTGGGCTCAACGACATTTGGTCTATCCTATCTACTTTCTGACAAATGTTTCTACTAGTACTGTTGATTTTGTCAAGAGTTTTCTTGAATGGATGAGTGATTCTATCTCAAAGTCTTTTGAACACACTAGAGATAATGCCTTCTTATTAAG ACATGTCTCACTGATAATTAACAAAGAAGAGCTAGAGAAACTGGGAGATGCTCCAAAG GTGGTTCTAGCATCCATGTCAAGTTTGGAGGTTGGCTTTTCTCATGACATTTTTGTTGAGATGGCAAATGAAGCTAAAAATCTAGTGCTTTTTACTGAGAAGGGTCAG TTTGGGACACTTGCTCGCATGCTTCAAGTGGATCCACCCCCCAAAGCCGTAAAAGTCACTATGAGCAAGCGAGTTCCTTTAGTTGGTGATGAGCTGAAAGCTTATGAAGAGGAACAAGAACGGATAAAAAAGGAAGAAGTGCTAAAGGCTAGCATCAGCAAGGAGAAGGAGCTAAAGGCTTCTCATGAATCAAATGCAAAGGCTTCTGACCCCATGGTTGTTGATGCAAGCTCGTCTCGTAAATCATCCAATG CTGGCTCACATGTTGGCGGGAATGTGGATATTCTAATTGATGGATTTGTCTCTCCGGTGACCAGCATCGCTCCAATGTTTCCTTTCTTTGAAAATACTGCTGACTGGGATGACTTCGGCGAGGTTATCAATcctgatgattatatgatgaaacAAGATGAAATGGATAATAATATGATGCTC GGTGCTGGAGATGGCATGGATGGTAAACTTGATGAGAGCTCAGCACGCCTTCTTCTTGATTCAGCACCGTCAAAAGTTATTTCCAACGAGATGACT GTGCAAGTAAAGTGCTCATTGGCATATATGGACTTTGAAGGTCGGTCCGATGGACGTTCTGTAAAATCAGTTATTGCTCATGTGGCCCCACTGAAACTC GTTTTGGTACACGGATCAGCAGAAGCTACTGAACATTTAAAAATGCATTGTGCAAAAAACTCTGACTTGCATGTTTATGCTCCTCAGATAGAAGAAACGATTGATGTAACATCAGATTTATGTGCTTACAAG GTACAACTTTCTGAGAAGTTAATGAGCAATGTCATTTCTAAGAAG TTGGGTGAGCATGAAATTGCATGGGTTGATTCAGGGGTTGGAAAGGTGGATGAGAAGCTCACTTTGCTACCCCCCTCATCAACTCCAGCAGCCCACAAGTCAGTTCTTGTGGGTGATCTGAAATTGGCTGATTTCAAGCAATTCCTAGCAAATAAAGGTTTACAG GTTGAGTTTGCTGGGGGTGCTCTACGGTGCGGCGAGTACATCACCGTGCGCAAGATTGGCGATTCTAACCAAAAG GGTAGCACGGGTTCTCAGCAGATTGTGGTCGAGGGTCCGTTGTGCGAGGACTACTACAAGATCCGCGAGCTCCTTTATTCACAGTTCTTCTTGTTGTAG